Proteins from a single region of Streptomyces glaucescens:
- a CDS encoding ABC transporter permease encodes MALPVAFFAVFFAWPVAAIVARGLDVDGGWRFGRLWDVLTEPGIRHVLWFTTWQALASTGLTLLLALPAAYVLGRFAFPGRQLLRAVVTVPFVLPTVVAGTAFLALLGRGGLLDELWGVRLDTTVWAILLAHVFFNYAVVVRTVGGLWAQLDPRQEEAARMLGASPLQAWRRVTLPALAPAVAAAALMVFLFTFTSFGVVQILGGPRFSTLEVEIYRQTSEIFDLSTAAVLTLIQFAAVGAILAVHAWTVRRRETALRLVDPAVTARRPRGAGQWALLAGVLGTVAVLILLPLAVLVQRSLDAPGFAYYEALTRADGGTFLVPPIEAIGNSLEYALAATAIAVVVGALAAAALTRRDAGRFVRGFDALLMLPLGVSAVTVGFGFLIALDEPPLDLRASWILVPLAQALVGVPFVVRTMLPVLRAVDVRLREAAAVLGASPWRVWREVDLPMVRRALLVAAGFAFAVSLGEFGATVFIARPDNPTLPVAVARLLGRPGDLNYGQAMALSTILMVVCAVALLVLERLRTDRTGEF; translated from the coding sequence ATGGCCCTGCCCGTCGCGTTCTTCGCCGTCTTCTTCGCCTGGCCTGTCGCCGCGATCGTCGCCCGCGGCCTCGACGTCGACGGCGGCTGGCGGTTCGGACGGCTGTGGGACGTGCTGACCGAGCCCGGCATCCGGCACGTCCTGTGGTTCACCACCTGGCAGGCGCTCGCCTCGACCGGCCTGACGCTGCTGCTCGCGCTGCCCGCCGCGTACGTCCTCGGCCGGTTCGCGTTCCCCGGCAGACAACTGCTGCGGGCGGTGGTGACCGTCCCGTTCGTGCTGCCCACGGTCGTGGCCGGCACCGCGTTCCTGGCCCTCCTCGGGCGCGGCGGGCTGCTGGACGAGCTGTGGGGCGTACGGCTGGACACCACCGTGTGGGCGATCCTGCTCGCACACGTCTTCTTCAACTACGCGGTGGTCGTCCGCACGGTCGGCGGGCTGTGGGCGCAGCTCGACCCCCGGCAGGAGGAGGCCGCGCGGATGCTCGGCGCGTCGCCCCTCCAGGCCTGGCGGCGGGTCACCCTGCCCGCGCTCGCGCCCGCCGTGGCCGCCGCCGCGCTGATGGTGTTCCTGTTCACCTTCACCTCCTTCGGCGTGGTGCAGATCCTCGGCGGGCCGCGGTTCTCCACCCTGGAGGTGGAGATCTACCGGCAGACCTCGGAAATCTTCGACCTGTCCACGGCCGCCGTGCTCACCCTGATCCAGTTCGCCGCGGTGGGCGCGATCCTCGCCGTGCACGCCTGGACCGTACGGCGGCGGGAGACCGCGCTGCGGCTGGTGGACCCGGCGGTGACCGCGCGCCGGCCGCGCGGGGCCGGGCAGTGGGCACTGCTGGCCGGGGTCCTCGGCACCGTCGCCGTACTGATCCTGCTGCCGCTCGCGGTGCTCGTGCAGCGGTCGCTCGACGCGCCCGGGTTCGCCTACTACGAGGCGCTGACCCGCGCCGACGGCGGCACCTTCCTCGTCCCGCCCATCGAGGCGATCGGCAACTCGCTGGAGTACGCCCTCGCGGCGACCGCCATCGCCGTCGTCGTCGGCGCCCTCGCCGCCGCGGCCCTCACCCGGCGGGACGCCGGACGGTTCGTCCGCGGGTTCGACGCGCTGCTGATGCTGCCGCTGGGCGTCTCCGCGGTGACCGTCGGCTTCGGCTTCCTGATCGCGCTGGACGAGCCGCCGCTGGACCTGCGGGCCTCCTGGATCCTGGTGCCGCTGGCCCAGGCGCTGGTCGGGGTGCCCTTCGTCGTACGGACCATGCTGCCGGTGCTCCGCGCGGTGGACGTACGGCTGCGGGAGGCGGCAGCGGTGCTCGGGGCGTCGCCGTGGCGGGTGTGGCGCGAGGTGGATCTGCCGATGGTGCGGCGGGCGCTGCTGGTGGCGGCCGGGTTCGCGTTCGCCGTGTCGCTGGGCGAGTTCGGGGCGACCGTGTTCATCGCGCGGCCCGACAACCCCACGCTCCCGGTGGCCGTGGCCCGGCTGCTGGGGCGGCCAGGCGACCTCAACTACGGGCAGGCGATGGCCCTGTCGACGATTCTGATGGTGGTGTGCGCGGTGGCGCTGCTGGTCCTGGAGCGGCTGCGGACCGACCGGACGGGGGAGTTCTAG
- a CDS encoding ABC transporter ATP-binding protein, which translates to MLLGLRGATVRFGGRPVLDGVDLEVAEHEVVCVLGPSGSGKSTLLRAVAGLQPLDAGRVLLDGRDQAGVPAHKRGVGLMFQDHQLFPQRDVAGNVAFGPRMHGLPRRERDARVEELLELVGLPGAGRRAVAALSGGEQQRVALARALAPRPRLLMLDEPLGQLDRSLRERLVVELRELFGRLGTTVLAVTHDQGEAFALADRVVVMRDGRIAQSGTPLDVWQRPADAFVARFLGFDNVVDATVAGAAAATPWGKLPVPDGAAQGAHSVLVRPAGVRLVAADAGLRCTVAARTFQGTHVAVHLQPEDAPRLQAACPLRSAPEVGDVVGVEFDAAEIVVLDRSDGS; encoded by the coding sequence ATGCTGCTGGGTCTGCGAGGGGCCACCGTGCGGTTCGGCGGACGGCCCGTGCTGGACGGCGTCGATCTGGAGGTCGCCGAGCACGAGGTCGTGTGCGTGCTCGGGCCGAGCGGCAGCGGGAAGTCCACGCTGCTGCGGGCGGTGGCCGGGCTCCAGCCGCTGGACGCCGGACGGGTGCTGCTCGACGGCCGCGACCAGGCGGGCGTACCCGCGCACAAGCGGGGCGTCGGCCTGATGTTCCAGGACCACCAGCTGTTCCCGCAGCGCGATGTCGCGGGGAACGTGGCCTTCGGGCCGCGCATGCACGGCCTGCCCCGGCGGGAGCGGGACGCGCGGGTCGAGGAACTGCTGGAGCTGGTCGGGCTGCCCGGGGCCGGGCGGCGGGCCGTGGCCGCGCTCTCCGGCGGCGAGCAGCAGCGGGTCGCGCTGGCCCGTGCCCTCGCGCCCCGGCCGCGGCTGCTGATGCTGGACGAGCCGCTGGGCCAGCTCGACCGTTCACTGCGGGAGCGGCTGGTCGTCGAACTGCGCGAGCTGTTCGGCCGGTTGGGCACCACCGTGCTCGCCGTCACCCACGACCAGGGGGAGGCGTTCGCGCTCGCCGACCGGGTGGTCGTGATGCGGGACGGGCGGATCGCGCAGTCGGGGACGCCGCTCGACGTGTGGCAGCGGCCGGCGGACGCCTTCGTCGCCCGTTTCCTCGGCTTCGACAACGTGGTCGACGCGACCGTCGCCGGAGCGGCCGCCGCCACGCCCTGGGGCAAGCTGCCGGTCCCCGACGGCGCCGCGCAGGGGGCGCACTCGGTGCTGGTGCGGCCCGCCGGGGTCCGGCTGGTGGCGGCCGACGCCGGGCTGCGCTGCACGGTCGCGGCCCGCACCTTCCAGGGCACCCATGTCGCCGTGCACCTCCAGCCGGAGGACGCCCCGCGGCTGCAGGCCGCCTGCCCGCTGCGGTCGGCGCCCGAGGTGGGGGACGTGGTCGGTGTCGAGTTCGACGCGGCGGAAATCGTGGTGCTGGACCGATCGGACGGCTCGTAG
- a CDS encoding maleylpyruvate isomerase family mycothiol-dependent enzyme, with translation MSRLDHERYCDEIAHQVRQLRAVVTSGAELSATVPTCPDWTLERLVRHTGGALRWVELLVRTRAEAEIEPSRVPGGAGPEATGDPAALDAWLAESGEAVVAALREAGPDAKVWAWSGINDAGFWARRMTHEVTVHRADATLAAGLPYDVAPEVAADAVDEWLEIVQFVQRALPDQPAGELRGTGRTLHLHATDADLEPAAEWLIELAGDGVVWRRGHERADVTLRGPLTSVLLAFYRRLPLDSADLEVLGERELLEFWLERATFG, from the coding sequence ATGAGCCGACTCGACCATGAGCGTTACTGCGACGAAATAGCCCATCAGGTGCGCCAGTTGAGGGCGGTGGTGACCTCGGGCGCCGAGCTGTCCGCGACCGTGCCGACCTGCCCCGACTGGACCCTGGAACGGCTGGTGCGGCACACGGGCGGTGCCCTGCGCTGGGTGGAGCTGCTGGTGCGCACCCGCGCCGAGGCGGAGATCGAGCCGAGCCGGGTGCCGGGCGGTGCAGGACCGGAGGCCACCGGGGACCCGGCCGCGCTGGACGCCTGGCTGGCGGAGAGCGGGGAGGCGGTCGTCGCCGCGCTGCGCGAGGCCGGGCCGGACGCCAAGGTGTGGGCGTGGTCCGGGATCAACGACGCCGGGTTCTGGGCGCGCCGGATGACCCACGAGGTCACCGTGCACCGCGCCGACGCGACGCTCGCCGCCGGGCTGCCCTACGACGTGGCGCCCGAAGTGGCGGCCGACGCGGTCGACGAGTGGCTGGAGATCGTGCAGTTCGTGCAGCGGGCCCTGCCGGACCAGCCGGCGGGTGAACTGCGCGGCACCGGCCGCACCCTGCACCTGCACGCCACCGACGCCGACCTGGAGCCGGCGGCCGAGTGGCTGATCGAGCTGGCCGGGGACGGGGTGGTCTGGCGGCGCGGCCACGAGCGGGCGGACGTCACCCTGCGCGGCCCGCTCACCTCCGTGCTGCTCGCCTTCTACCGCCGTCTGCCGCTGGACAGCGCGGACCTGGAGGTGCTGGGGGAGCGCGAGCTGCTGGAGTTCTGGCTGGAGCGCGCGACGTTCGGCTGA
- a CDS encoding LAETG motif-containing sortase-dependent surface protein: MLGVASASAALALGVAGTAFACDISEFSAAAVCEGTKGVITVTDKDPSGVPATVSVYLENNGADERLVGTQEVRGSREGVTITFEEDWKPDATYRIHVKAGDQVDEDIQPNLTTPSTPCKPGGESSTPAPTPSTTPSDTPPATPAPSEPADSATPSPSAPEGGSSAPADTVSNAPSPAAGESNLAETGASSSTGLIAGIAAALVVVGGGAVFLGMRRRGAKSDS, from the coding sequence ATGCTCGGTGTCGCCTCCGCCTCGGCCGCGCTCGCGCTCGGCGTCGCGGGCACCGCCTTCGCGTGCGACATCAGTGAGTTCTCCGCCGCCGCCGTGTGCGAGGGCACCAAGGGCGTCATCACGGTCACCGACAAGGACCCCTCGGGCGTCCCGGCGACCGTCTCGGTCTACCTCGAGAACAACGGCGCCGACGAGCGCCTGGTCGGCACCCAGGAGGTCCGCGGCTCCCGGGAAGGGGTCACGATCACCTTCGAGGAGGACTGGAAGCCCGACGCCACCTACCGGATCCACGTCAAGGCCGGGGACCAGGTCGACGAGGACATCCAGCCGAACCTGACCACCCCCTCGACCCCCTGCAAGCCCGGTGGCGAGTCGTCCACCCCGGCCCCGACCCCGTCCACGACGCCCTCGGACACCCCGCCGGCCACCCCGGCCCCGTCGGAGCCGGCCGACAGCGCCACCCCCTCCCCGTCCGCCCCCGAGGGCGGCAGCAGCGCGCCCGCGGACACCGTGAGCAACGCGCCGTCGCCCGCGGCCGGGGAGTCCAACCTCGCCGAGACCGGCGCGAGCTCCAGCACCGGTCTGATCGCCGGCATCGCGGCCGCCCTGGTCGTCGTCGGCGGTGGCGCGGTCTTCCTCGGGATGCGCCGCCGCGGGGCGAAGAGCGACAGCTGA
- a CDS encoding LOG family protein, protein MHPTPAQPEQSHHASHDREIESLAEFDEVVSTRRSLAHFRVQAVDLTDRTDALLSADVTGAVFLGCPMTPRAATRVAAAGALVFPPIPGLPFDPYRGFVYTPDELFDGLGEGYEATPDALSYAWFQQTRADGDVFASMLRAVHDDAVSDALDELLVGARVVGVMGGHAMARGTEEYAGAARLGRALARAGFTVATGGGPGAMEAANLGAYTAPFEDAVLPEALAVLAKVPSFVPSVTDWARAAFEVRSAWPGGGPSVGVPTWFYGHEPPNAFAAHIAKYFSNATREDGLLARCTAGVVFLPGAAGTVQEVFDNATPNYYESRGEPTPMVLVDTAHWTEHLPAWPLLRALARERPMAARVALVDRIEEAPEALKRLGG, encoded by the coding sequence GTGCATCCGACACCCGCCCAGCCAGAGCAGAGCCACCACGCCTCCCACGACCGGGAGATCGAGTCCCTCGCCGAGTTCGACGAGGTGGTCTCCACCCGTCGCTCACTCGCCCACTTCCGCGTCCAGGCTGTCGACCTGACGGACCGTACGGACGCCCTCCTCTCCGCCGACGTGACCGGCGCCGTCTTCCTGGGCTGTCCCATGACCCCCCGGGCCGCCACCCGCGTGGCCGCCGCCGGCGCACTGGTCTTCCCGCCCATACCGGGCCTCCCCTTCGACCCGTACCGCGGGTTCGTCTACACCCCGGACGAACTGTTCGACGGGCTCGGCGAGGGGTACGAGGCGACCCCGGACGCCCTGTCCTACGCCTGGTTCCAGCAGACCAGGGCCGACGGGGACGTCTTCGCCTCCATGCTGCGCGCGGTGCACGACGACGCCGTCTCCGACGCCCTGGACGAACTCCTCGTCGGCGCCCGCGTGGTGGGCGTGATGGGCGGCCACGCGATGGCGCGCGGCACGGAGGAGTACGCCGGCGCCGCGCGGCTCGGACGCGCGCTGGCCCGCGCGGGTTTCACCGTCGCGACCGGCGGCGGCCCCGGCGCCATGGAGGCGGCCAACCTCGGCGCGTACACGGCGCCCTTCGAGGACGCCGTGCTCCCCGAGGCGCTCGCCGTGCTGGCGAAGGTGCCGTCGTTCGTCCCGTCGGTGACCGACTGGGCGCGGGCCGCCTTCGAGGTCCGCTCGGCCTGGCCGGGCGGCGGCCCCTCGGTCGGCGTCCCGACCTGGTTCTACGGGCACGAGCCGCCCAACGCCTTCGCCGCGCACATCGCCAAGTACTTCTCCAACGCCACCCGGGAGGACGGCCTGCTGGCCCGCTGCACCGCCGGGGTGGTCTTCCTGCCGGGCGCCGCCGGCACGGTGCAGGAGGTCTTCGACAACGCGACTCCGAACTACTACGAGTCGCGCGGCGAACCGACGCCGATGGTCCTGGTGGACACCGCGCACTGGACGGAGCACCTGCCGGCCTGGCCGCTGCTGCGGGCGCTCGCGCGGGAGCGTCCGATGGCGGCCCGGGTCGCCCTGGTCGACCGGATCGAGGAGGCCCCGGAGGCGTTGAAACGTCTCGGCGGTTAA
- a CDS encoding VOC family protein — protein MYQQMIFVNLPVADLEASKKFFTELGYSINPQFSDETAASVVISDTIIAMLLTKEKYAQFTKKEIADATRTSEVLIALSAPGREKVDELVDKALAAGGTTAGETQDLGFMYGRSFDDLDGHTWEVVWMDPAAVEG, from the coding sequence ATGTACCAGCAGATGATCTTCGTGAACCTGCCCGTCGCCGACCTGGAGGCCTCGAAGAAGTTCTTCACCGAGCTGGGCTACTCCATCAACCCGCAGTTCAGCGACGAGACCGCGGCGAGCGTCGTCATCAGCGACACGATCATCGCGATGCTGCTCACCAAGGAGAAGTACGCGCAGTTCACCAAGAAGGAGATCGCCGACGCCACCCGGACCAGCGAGGTGCTGATCGCGCTGAGCGCGCCTGGCCGGGAGAAGGTCGACGAGCTGGTGGACAAGGCACTCGCGGCGGGCGGTACGACGGCCGGCGAGACGCAGGACCTGGGATTCATGTACGGCCGCTCCTTCGACGACCTCGACGGGCACACCTGGGAGGTCGTGTGGATGGACCCGGCGGCCGTCGAGGGCTGA
- a CDS encoding ABC transporter ATP-binding protein — MEAPPDNDVLWARSLHFTHQDGSPALSGVSLGVREGEILAVSGPRGSGKSTLLGCLAGLVRAQRGEVWFNSVPVHTMGPLGRERLRRDRFGWIDPAPALVPELSVWENAALPLMLRGSTRRRAKVAAQEWLERLDVGGTARRRPADLTQSERQRVCIARALAPAPTVLFADEPTAPLHRADRGHVLRTLTTAARSHGITVVLATHDAETAALADRTVSLLDGRRVRTLHLPPAPETEGRAACSLSA; from the coding sequence ATGGAGGCCCCGCCGGACAACGACGTGCTCTGGGCACGGTCCCTGCACTTCACGCACCAGGACGGCTCCCCCGCGCTGAGCGGTGTCTCGCTCGGCGTCCGGGAGGGCGAGATCCTGGCCGTCAGCGGCCCGCGCGGCAGCGGCAAGTCCACCCTGCTCGGCTGCCTGGCCGGGCTGGTGCGCGCCCAGCGCGGCGAGGTCTGGTTCAACAGCGTCCCCGTGCACACCATGGGCCCCCTCGGCCGGGAACGGCTGCGCCGCGACCGGTTCGGCTGGATCGACCCGGCCCCCGCGCTCGTCCCGGAGCTGAGCGTGTGGGAGAACGCCGCACTCCCCCTGATGCTGCGCGGCAGCACCCGCCGCCGGGCCAAGGTCGCCGCACAGGAGTGGCTGGAGCGCCTGGACGTCGGCGGCACGGCCCGCAGACGCCCCGCCGACCTCACCCAGTCGGAACGGCAGCGCGTCTGCATCGCCCGCGCGCTGGCCCCCGCCCCCACGGTCCTGTTCGCCGACGAGCCCACCGCGCCCCTGCACCGCGCGGACCGCGGCCACGTCCTGCGCACCCTGACCACGGCGGCCCGCTCGCACGGCATCACGGTCGTCCTCGCCACCCACGACGCGGAGACCGCGGCCCTCGCCGACCGCACCGTCTCCCTGCTGGACGGGCGCCGCGTGCGCACCCTCCACCTGCCCCCGGCCCCCGAGACGGAAGGCCGGGCGGCGTGCTCGCTCTCCGCCTGA
- a CDS encoding aspartate aminotransferase family protein → MSTKDLSRSAYDHLWMHFTRMSSYENAPVPTIVRGEGTYIYDDKGKRYLDGLAGLFVVQAGHGRTELAEVAAKQASELAFFPVWSYAHPKAVELAERLADKAPGDLNKVFFTTGGGEAVETAWKLAKQYFKLQGKPTKYKVISRAVAYHGTPQGALSITGLPALKAPFEPLVPGAHKVPNTNIYRAPIHGDDPEAFGRWAADQIEQQILFEGPETVAAVFLEPVQNAGGCFPPPPGYFQRVREICDQYDVLLVSDEVICAFGRLGTTFACDKFGYVPDMITCAKGMTSGYSPIGACIVSDRIAEPFYKGDNTFLHGYTFGGHPVSAAVGLANLDLFEREGLNQHVLDNEGAFLKTLQKLHDLPIVGDVRGNGFFYGIELVKDKNTKESFNEEETERVLYGFLSKALFDNGLYCRADDRGDPVVQLAPPLISDQGTFDEIEQILRATLTEAWTKL, encoded by the coding sequence GTGAGCACCAAGGACCTCAGCCGAAGCGCGTACGACCACCTGTGGATGCACTTCACCCGCATGTCGTCGTACGAGAACGCCCCCGTCCCGACCATCGTCCGCGGTGAGGGCACCTACATCTACGACGACAAGGGCAAGCGCTACCTCGACGGTCTCGCGGGCCTGTTCGTGGTCCAGGCCGGGCACGGCCGCACGGAACTCGCCGAGGTCGCCGCCAAGCAGGCGAGCGAACTGGCCTTCTTCCCGGTGTGGTCCTACGCCCACCCGAAGGCCGTCGAGCTGGCCGAGCGCCTCGCCGACAAGGCCCCGGGCGACCTCAACAAGGTCTTCTTCACCACCGGTGGCGGCGAGGCGGTCGAGACCGCCTGGAAGCTCGCCAAGCAGTACTTCAAGCTGCAGGGCAAGCCCACCAAGTACAAGGTCATCTCCCGCGCGGTCGCCTACCACGGCACGCCGCAGGGCGCCCTGTCCATCACCGGCCTGCCGGCCCTGAAGGCCCCCTTCGAGCCGCTCGTCCCGGGCGCGCACAAGGTGCCGAACACCAACATCTACCGCGCCCCGATCCACGGCGACGACCCCGAGGCCTTCGGCCGCTGGGCCGCCGACCAGATCGAGCAGCAGATCCTCTTCGAGGGCCCGGAGACCGTCGCCGCGGTCTTCCTGGAGCCGGTGCAGAACGCCGGCGGCTGCTTCCCGCCGCCGCCCGGGTACTTCCAGCGGGTCCGCGAGATCTGCGACCAGTACGACGTGCTGCTCGTCTCGGACGAGGTCATCTGCGCCTTCGGCCGCCTGGGCACCACCTTCGCCTGCGACAAGTTCGGCTACGTCCCCGACATGATCACCTGCGCCAAGGGCATGACCTCGGGCTACTCCCCGATCGGCGCGTGCATCGTCTCCGACCGCATCGCCGAGCCGTTCTACAAGGGCGACAACACCTTCCTGCACGGCTACACCTTCGGCGGCCACCCGGTCTCCGCCGCGGTCGGCCTCGCCAACCTCGACCTGTTCGAGCGGGAGGGCCTGAACCAGCACGTCCTCGACAACGAGGGCGCCTTCCTGAAGACGCTGCAGAAGCTGCACGACCTGCCGATCGTCGGCGACGTCCGCGGCAACGGCTTCTTCTACGGCATCGAGCTGGTGAAGGACAAGAACACCAAGGAGTCCTTCAACGAGGAGGAGACCGAGCGCGTCCTGTACGGCTTCCTGTCGAAGGCGCTCTTCGACAACGGCCTGTACTGCCGTGCCGACGACCGCGGCGACCCGGTCGTCCAGCTCGCCCCGCCGCTGATCTCCGACCAGGGGACGTTCGACGAGATCGAGCAGATCCTGCGCGCCACCCTCACGGAGGCGTGGACGAAGCTGTGA
- a CDS encoding Lrp/AsnC family transcriptional regulator, with the protein MHSEVVASRSADQRDSRESRNGTPQLDAVSLAIIEQLQEDGRRPYAAIGKAVGLSEAAVRQRVQKLLDQGVMQIVAVTDPLTVGFRRQAMVGINVEGDVESIADALTDMSEVEYVVMTAGSFDILAEIVCEDDDHLLDVINKRIRSLPGVRSTESFVYLKLKKQTYMWGTR; encoded by the coding sequence GTGCACAGTGAGGTCGTGGCCAGTCGAAGCGCAGACCAGAGGGACTCCCGCGAGTCCAGGAACGGCACCCCCCAGCTGGATGCCGTCTCCCTCGCCATCATCGAGCAGTTGCAGGAGGACGGCCGCCGGCCGTACGCCGCGATCGGCAAGGCCGTCGGCCTGTCCGAGGCCGCCGTGCGCCAGCGCGTCCAGAAGCTGCTCGACCAGGGCGTGATGCAGATCGTCGCCGTCACGGACCCGCTCACCGTGGGCTTCCGCCGGCAGGCGATGGTCGGGATCAACGTCGAGGGCGATGTCGAGTCCATCGCCGACGCGCTGACTGACATGTCGGAAGTGGAGTACGTGGTGATGACCGCGGGCTCGTTCGACATCCTCGCGGAGATCGTCTGCGAGGACGACGACCACCTGCTGGACGTCATCAACAAGCGCATCCGGTCCCTGCCCGGCGTGCGCTCCACCGAGAGCTTCGTCTACCTGAAGCTCAAGAAGCAGACCTACATGTGGGGAACCCGATAA